The Rhodobacter sp. genome segment GATTTCGACCTGCTGGTCGAAGAGGCGGGCGACGACAGCGACGGCGGTTTCCTGGTTTGATCCGGCTAGGCCCGCTGTCGGCCGCCGGTCGCCGCGTGTCGGGCTGCATGGCCGTGCCCGGAAATGGTCTGGCCCGCGTCGTAATTCTGCCGCCGATTTCTGATACAACCACAAGGTGATTCTAGAAACGGGGACACCTTGAAGATGAGCTCGGCTGGCGCCTTTGACTGGGATCAGGATTTCGATACGCTCGTGCACGCGCCGTCGCGCATCCCGCGCAGCCACGCTTTGGACGAATACCCGGCGCGCATCGCGCGGACCGGGGCGGACGCAGCCGTGACGCGGGCGCAGGCCCGTCCCGAGGCCCGCGCGGTCTCACCCTTGCGGTCCTGGGTGCGGTCCTCGCTGCCCTTCGTGGCGGGGCTGGTGATCGGTCTGGGCGCGGCGTGGCTGGCGACGGACCGGATGGGCCTGATCGCGCGGCCGGGAACGGCGCACGCGCCGTCGGCCCTGACGATGCCCGCCGGGCTGGTCACCTACGATCAAAGCCAGTTTGACAACTTCCGCGCGGGGATCGTCGGGTTCAGCGACATCGAGCTGCGCGCCTATGCCCGCCGCACCTTGCAAGACATCCGTGCGGTGGACAATCCGATGTCGGCCTCGATGCTGGATGCGCTGGTGCTGGTGCGTCAGGAAATGGATCGCCGTGGCCTGCGCACGGCCGCCGATCTGCCGCGCGTCCACTAGGCGATATATCGCTAACATACTGGCGCGCCACAAATTCTCCACGCTTCGCCCCTGATGCCGCCACGCTTATTGCGCAGGCTTGGCTGGACGCGGGCGGCACCGGGCCCCCGCCGATCGGAGGAGAACCGCCATGAGCAAGACCCGTCGCCAGAAACGTGCCCTGCGTCGCAGCCGCGAAAACGTGACCCTCTATCTCTATGGTTCGGACCGCGAAGGAGCGATGCGCAGCCCCGCCGCCTTTGGCGGAGGCGGGGCCGGCGGCGTCGCCTGCTGAGCCACGGCATCCACCACGCACCGGCAAGGGCCTTGCCGGAACGCGCGCGCCGTGACCGCGGCCCGCCACATCCGCGCGGCGCCGATCCCGTCGATGCGCGGCCCCCGTGCAGCCGGGCCTTCAAGCGGCAAGTCCGTCCGGCAAAGGGCAGGGGCGCCGCGTCGCCGCGCCCCCGCCAGGTTACGCCGGCGCCAGATTACAGCGCGATGCGATACAGCGCGAAGCCGTTTGCGCCGTCGCCTGCCGGCTCCACCTGCAAACCGCGCGCCCGCAGATCATCGACGTATTGCGCCGCCGCCGGGCCGGTCTCGAACAGGACCGAGGTGCCGGGCATGGGCGCAAAGCCCCAGTTGCCATCCGCCGCCGGCGCGATGGTTCCCTGTTCGACGATATAACGCACGATGATGTCGCGGTTGGTGTCCGGGGCGCGGAACACGATGGTCGATCCGTCAGCGCCCGGGAAATGCCCGCCGCCGCCGGCCCGGTAGTTGTTGGTGGCGACGATGAACTCGGCCGTTTCATCGATCGGCGCGCCGTCGAACATCAGGTTGACGATCCGGTGCGCATCGGGCGCGACGATGTTGCCGTCGTTGTCGTAGCGCGAGGGTTGGCCCAGGTCGATCTGATAGGTGACGCCGTCGATCACGTCGTAATTGTAGGACGGGAACGAGGGGTTGAGCAGGATCTGGTCGGCGCCGCCGGGGGTGATCTGGTTGAACATCCCGGCCGAGCGTTCCAGCCACTCGCGCACCTGCGCGCCGGTGATCCGCACCGCCATCAGCGTGTTGGGATAGAGATAGAGATCGGCCACGTTCTTGATCGCGACCGGCCCCACCGGCACATCGGTATAATACTCGGGCCCGCCGCGTCCGCCCGCCTTGAAGGGCGCAGCCGCCGACAGGACCGGAAGCGCGGCGTGTTCGGTGCCCGACAGGATGTCGGAGACATACCATTTCTGCGCTTCCGACACGATCTGCACCGAGGGATCGTCCGCCACCAGCGCGAAATAGGAATAGAGCGGCACCGAGGTCTGCCCCACCTCGGCCCGGACATAGGCGAGGGTCGATTCATGCGCCGATTCGGTCGCCTCGACGATGGGTTGCCAATCCGACACCAGCGCCGTGATCGAGCGGTCCTCGTTCCGCTGCGAGATCGGCCGGGTCGAGCTTTCCGACGTGTCGATGCGCCAGGAATTGCCGTCGCGCGTCAGCATCAGGTCCAGAATCCCCAGATGCGAGCCCCAGAACCCGGCCATGACCGC includes the following:
- a CDS encoding bifunctional 2',3'-cyclic-nucleotide 2'-phosphodiesterase/3'-nucleotidase produces the protein MHRLSRRAFLASTTATAGLILLHPFSARAAAGQAHLRILTTTDLHCHAQAYDYYADRPSDTLGLARTASIVTAIRAEATNTLTVDNGDYFQGNPMGDWMAYSHGMHEGDLHPIMAAMNTLGYDAGTLGNHEFNYGVGFLDLVNARAEFPIVCANFARSLGPTPREDQLHLPPYVILDRMLTDGAGAALPIKVGFIGFLPPQIMQWDRAHLEGNFAVRGIVEAARAWVPQMKEEGADIIIALAHTGISDSTFDEYMENAALYLAGVDGIDALVCGHQHLVFPSATFSGEGIDADAGTLMGKPAVMAGFWGSHLGILDLMLTRDGNSWRIDTSESSTRPISQRNEDRSITALVSDWQPIVEATESAHESTLAYVRAEVGQTSVPLYSYFALVADDPSVQIVSEAQKWYVSDILSGTEHAALPVLSAAAPFKAGGRGGPEYYTDVPVGPVAIKNVADLYLYPNTLMAVRITGAQVREWLERSAGMFNQITPGGADQILLNPSFPSYNYDVIDGVTYQIDLGQPSRYDNDGNIVAPDAHRIVNLMFDGAPIDETAEFIVATNNYRAGGGGHFPGADGSTIVFRAPDTNRDIIVRYIVEQGTIAPAADGNWGFAPMPGTSVLFETGPAAAQYVDDLRARGLQVEPAGDGANGFALYRIAL